A genome region from Nitrospirota bacterium includes the following:
- a CDS encoding autoinducer binding domain-containing protein has translation MRNLRNSLSKHDAIYLLDLILANLSCTKEEELRELINKLKSLIPFEFALCGLGEITTNCTVNSYNIINISYPSDWLEFYVLQRFDKVDPIVKENFLNFRLQYWADTYKKSMTSKVFISHAEDFGLRGGYTDGLRNFKGNTGSLFSFAGTSIKRCPRTEIILKYLVPHLHQALTRILRQNKTCNTPLSPKEKEVLKWLKEGKSTWEISVILSISQDTAKFHIKNIMQKFGAVKRSQAVAIALEQGVFDIE, from the coding sequence GTGAGGAATTTAAGAAATTCATTATCCAAACACGATGCCATCTACCTGCTTGACTTAATACTTGCAAATCTCTCATGTACCAAGGAAGAGGAATTAAGAGAACTTATAAATAAACTGAAATCTTTAATCCCATTTGAATTTGCTCTCTGTGGATTGGGAGAGATAACCACTAATTGTACGGTAAATTCTTACAATATCATAAATATAAGCTATCCTTCAGATTGGCTTGAGTTTTATGTTTTGCAGAGATTTGATAAGGTTGATCCAATTGTAAAAGAGAATTTTTTAAATTTTAGATTGCAATACTGGGCTGATACATATAAAAAAAGCATGACTTCAAAAGTGTTTATTTCACATGCAGAGGACTTTGGATTGAGAGGAGGCTATACTGACGGATTAAGAAATTTTAAAGGTAACACAGGGAGCCTATTCTCTTTTGCAGGGACTTCAATAAAACGCTGTCCAAGGACGGAGATTATACTGAAGTATCTTGTTCCTCACCTTCATCAGGCATTAACTCGTATTTTGCGTCAGAACAAAACATGCAATACCCCACTTTCACCAAAGGAAAAAGAAGTGTTGAAATGGTTGAAAGAAGGTAAAAGCACATGGGAAATATCCGTAATTCTTTCTATAAGTCAAGATACTGCAAAGTTCCATATCAAAAACATTATGCAAAAGTTTGGCGCTGTAAAGAGAAGTCAGGCTGTTGCAATAGCCCTTGAACAAGGAGTGTTTGATATTGAGTGA
- a CDS encoding DUF5615 family PIN-like protein produces the protein MKILIDMDLSPEWVEIFKQQDWEAIHWSEAGNIKATDKVVMEWAKERGYIVFTHDLDFGALLAATHSNGPSVIQVRTQDVMPQTLGSRLVQILQKYKITLESGAFITVDEVRARVKILPF, from the coding sequence ATGAAAATCCTTATAGACATGGATCTTTCTCCTGAGTGGGTTGAGATATTCAAGCAACAAGATTGGGAAGCTATTCACTGGTCGGAAGCTGGAAATATAAAGGCAACCGACAAAGTTGTTATGGAATGGGCGAAGGAGAGAGGTTATATTGTATTTACACACGATTTGGATTTTGGAGCGCTTTTAGCAGCTACCCATTCTAATGGTCCGAGCGTTATTCAGGTTCGTACGCAGGATGTCATGCCGCAAACCCTCGGCAGCAGGCTGGTGCAGATACTTCAAAAATACAAGATAACTCTTGAAAGTGGAGCATTTATTACGGTTGACGAAGTAAGGGCGCGAGTAAAGATTCTGCCTTTTTAA
- a CDS encoding DUF433 domain-containing protein: MKELKRITFDPNVMGGKPCIRGMRVTVGTIVGLIASGYTHAQILKAYPYLEEEDIQAALTYAAWRSEEIDVPLVSA, translated from the coding sequence ATGAAGGAACTGAAACGCATAACATTTGATCCGAATGTAATGGGCGGTAAGCCGTGCATCAGAGGTATGCGTGTAACCGTGGGAACCATTGTAGGACTTATCGCATCCGGATACACTCACGCCCAAATACTGAAAGCATATCCATACCTTGAAGAAGAAGATATTCAGGCAGCGCTTACCTATGCCGCATGGAGGTCTGAAGAGATCGACGTTCCTCTTGTTTCTGCATGA